In the genome of Arachis stenosperma cultivar V10309 chromosome 2, arast.V10309.gnm1.PFL2, whole genome shotgun sequence, the window ATTCCTAAGCCCATGCTTTAATCGGCTTCACTCTCGTTTTAGTTTTAGGCTAAAAGCGTAAGAAACAAATTTACTATCTTGTATCTTAAAAGTATAGGCTAAATataccataaaaaaataatttataaaatttattgtaAAAAGAAGGctgattaatttataaaaatatttttatttttgttttctggttTTATTTCCTgacttcttttttttcaatttttttcacaTTTTAAAACATGTGATTggtttgtgaaaaaaaaaattatttataaatattgaaaataataaaaatatgtttaGTTAGTcaattttaattgttatttattgATACTTTATTAATTGATTGttgattaaataaattatttcaataacaaattatttttttctttcttttattaaagAAGAGACATCATGgtgtttgaaaaaataatatgaaaatgatattttaaaattaaaatattaaaaataatatttttaaatataaaaataaattatatcaaTATTAAAGGATAAATATGAGGTATAAATATAAAACACACAAAATAGGAGTGTAGTtgaatttagttttaaaaatagaattacGGTTGAAAATGACGTTAAAAATGGGAGAACGCTTAAAAAAAGAGGACTATATTAaattagaatataaatacaaattCGCGGTTATATTGAGAATCATGTTAGGGCATAGGGACGGCAAAATTGCCTTGAATGGCACTGCAAATTTACTTAAATATCTTTAATAatttacttttaatataaattttttagtcatttcatatataatatatattgaaaaatctaatcctaatttcaaAAGTCTCTTCCGTTCTCTCTATAATATTAACACTGCGCCCGTCCCACTTTTCAATctatattattgttttttttagattaaaaattatattttaagacTTTGTCTTATGCAATATAATTATGgtgtgttattttatatttttggatttgTAATTTTAGATAATACTCTATTTGTATacaatgttttttatttttaattagaacTTTCATATAAATTATCAATATAGAAAGATAGAGAATGAGGAGAATGAAAGCTCACAAGAAATAGAGATAGGGGAcaatattttgattattttccCACGATAGAAACTAAAAGGCCAATGAATTACTGCATACATAAGGCAAAATTTGAATCTCCGACACTTGTTTAAACGAACTAATGAACAAACCACTAGATCAACCCATCTTAACTGGTAGCTGCATCCCTATCTTACCTGTTGTCATCCTTACTAGGGGATACCTGGCTGGGTTATTATTGGGCCTTTAACGGGCTTCTAAACATGGGCTTCGTTTCTATCTATTAGccttaaattatattttgtaagCCCATGTTTTAATTGGCTTCGCTCTCGTTTTAGTTTTAGACTAAAagtcaaaaaatattattacaaaaattttatgtgaaattaatagttaaaaatcgttattttataatttagtcaaatttatcaaattattctGTCAACTTCATTCGAATGACAAACTATATGTAAATCTCCGCTAAGATTTATAGCTTTCCATGTAAACTGCgtagtttatactttatactGGTTGTAGTTGTAGCCTTGTAGAATTACTGAATTAGCTTTGGTGTTCAGTTCGTGTGTAATTTCTTGCATATTGGCTAGTGCatttgaatataattttttagtaatagaataaaattattgaaagaaaatcCATTTTAAAATATACTATGTAGCTGAATCCACTCAAGCACATATTAGATAGCCATTGACTCGCTAAGCTCTTAAAAGGGAATATTAAGACCACGGAAGTACAGTCCAACATGTGAATGAAAACACAATAAGCATGATTCTTTAAATTGTTTCCCAACTATTGTACTTGGACTAATACCAGATTTGTCCTTTTATTATGTATATGAGTATTTTACCCCTTAATCTTGTGCTATCAACAAGTCAATCTCTAAGGCATACATTCAATATCCAAATTGAACTAGCTCCAAACTAGAAACTTACATACTACGTAACAATGAATAAATCTCACTAACCTGATGGTGTGTCCTATCATGTACAGAAAACTGGTGAACACATCCCTCTAGTTCAATCCAACTACAACCAGGAACCTTTATCAAATTCTTTTCTTTCATCTCTGTCCTAACCCTTTTAACATTTTCCCACATGCCCAAACTTGCATAAATATTAGATAAAAGCACATAACTTGGAGTACATGAACTTAGCTGAACCAATTGCTTAGCTACAGGCTCACCTATTGAGAAATTCTGATGATTTTGACAAGCACTGATCAAAGTCTTCCAAATTACATCATTTGGTTCAATTGGCATCATCTCAATGAATTGCTTCGCTTGTTCAATTTTCCCTGCACGGCTAAACATGTCAACTATACATCCATAGTGTTGCACTCTAGGTTCAAGATTATACACTTTCTGCATAAGCTCAAAACATATTACTCCTTCCTTCAACATGCCAGCATGTCCACAAGCACTCAACAATCCGATGAATGTGATACTGTCGGGTGTAATAGAAAGCCTTTCCATCTCCATGAAAAACTCGAATGCCATTTCGCCCATTCCATGTATCGCTAACCCACCAATCAAAGCATTCCAGTGATCTACGCATTTTCTTTCAATGTTCTCAAATACTGAGATAGCTTCCTCTATGCTGCCACACTTTGAGTACATGTCAATTAGCGCAACGCCGAGTTTACCAATTAGAGAGTGCCCGTTGTCTATTACATACCGGTGTATTGCAATACCAAATTCAACTTGCCCTAACTGTGCAATTGCTGTAAGAACAATTAACAAAGTGGTATCATCAGGTAACATGTTTGTTGCCCTTCTCATATCATGAAACAGCTTCAAAGCCTCAATGCAATAACCGTTCTGAACATAGCCAGCCATCATGGAGTTGCAAGAAATAACACCTTTACTTGGCATCTCATCAAACAAGCTCCTTGCAGCAGCAACATTACCCGATTTCGCATAACCATCAATCATAGTAACCCAACTGACCGAATCTCTCTCAGGCATCTCATCAAACAATGCTTGAGCATCCTCCATTTTCGCATGCTTCACGCACCCACCAATCATAGTGTTCCATGAAACCAAGTCTTTCTcaggcatttcatcaaacatacTCCAAGCAATATCCAACCCATCCTCACACCTTACATAGCCTCCAATCATTGAATTCCAAGTAATCAGGTTCCTCTCATCTAATAGCATTCCATCAAACAACTCACGTGCCTTTTCAACCGCCCCACACTTCACATACCCATCAATCATGGAGTTATAAGAAACAGCGTCTCGTTCAGACATTCTTTCAAACACTTGGCGCGCAAGCTCAACACAGCCACACTTCACAAACAATCCAACCAAGCAATTTTGCAAGAACACATCAGAACAAAGATACGTTTTTGACAACAACCCATAAATTTGCATTGCTTCCTTCAACAAACCTACTTGGGAACAAGCCTTGAGAGCAAGTGAAAACGAGTACTTGTCCAAATTGACCCCATTGTCATGCATGAAACAGAGCACAACCAAAGCACCCCTTGGGTCACACCCACCATGGGAATAAGACCTTATAACAGCGTTCCAGAGAAAAGGGTCATCGCCATGTTGGTCCTGTGTTGCGTGGTGCTTGAAGAACACATAACGTGCAAACTCCACGAGTGGCGCGTGAGGTGAAGAGATGAATGTGAGAACGAGCTTTGTGGTGAAAGAAGTGTTTTTTATGAGACCCGTTGTTGTGATTCGTGCATGAAGTTGTTTCACGTGTTGTGAGGTTGTGCATTTTGGGAGCAAGTTGAGTGTGGGAATGGAAGAGGACCATGGTTGATGTGAAGGActacaagaagaagaagaagcacacaCAAGCATCAATGAACTCAGAATTTGAAGATACTTTACTTTTGTTCTGTTCTGTTTTTGGTGGGTTTGAGTTGGAAAACTTTGTATATGGAAAATGAAAACTTTGAAGTTGGTTTCAGTTGTTGGTTCATGAATggaggtttagcaatggcagtGTTGTTTCAAGCATATGTGTGTCTCTTTGGGGTTCCAATTTGGATAATGCCATAATGGCTTTGATAAGGTTATCTCTGTTTTGAGGGAAGAGACTGATGTTGTTATTGTTGTCACCATCAATGGCTGCTTAGATATTTTTACTTCtaattatatgaaaattaatGAACTAAAGTGTACAAGATATTTCTGACCCAAAAATAGAAGTATAAGTTTAATTTCTACATATAACaaaaaagaaattacaaaattttataaGGTGATTGGGAATTTGGGATATATTTTTTACAAGTTAAAAAATTTCCCGCTGAATACACTAGGATAGTTTTTTGTAATAATGTGTTTGCCTATAAGATATTACTATCAGTATTCATGAATGAAAATTGTAAGAAGTGCACAAATATTCCcaagtttaatttatttattgaaaagGTAATTAAATCTACAATTTCACAATTCCTTTTCTTCTTTAAACCTGGAGCTTTTGTATTCAAATTTCGTCTTCTTCTCATTATCAtagttaatttaattatatatatatataagaaacaATAAATtactttcttcatttttttcccCTTTCCATCTTGAAGAATTATTCTTTTTGCTCTGGCTGGTTTTTTCTTTCGGCCTTTACTCTtgtttttttatggttttggtCTTTACTCCCGATCATGccatgcttttttttttcaatctaattttattttattaaatttttgaatccCAAAGGATATTGGATTTCTCTAACTTTGATTACGGCTACTGGTGAAAAATGGTCAGGCCTGTCAAAAACCTATGGACGGATTTATGTTTGGCCTCCTTTAACTTGACAAAAAATAAGTTCAAGTTcaaactattttaaaaatttaaattttttaataggCTAAACGCAAACTTATTTATTAGGCTTGTCAAGTTAGTCTagatttgttaaaaatttaagatataGAAATTCGATATTTTAATCTAGGGTAGGGTTTTCTCTCATTAGGAGAGGGTTTTTTCTCGTTAGGAAAGTATCTCAGAACACTGGATTCTGCTTTCTGAATCTTTGCTCTCTGTTATTTACCTAAACCAAATTGTCTCAACAATCACCAACTATATAACCAATTCAAATCACCTTCTCAGATTTTCACCTCCACCAAAAATTCACCTCAAACCCAAAACTTGTCTTTGTCAATAACCATCTTACTTATCATGGCTACCTGACCTTCAAACACCACAAGACCTCTCTCATATTGGCTTACCTGTCGAATATAAACAATGGTCAAGCATTAAATTATTGTCTGAAACAGAGGTCAATCTAATAGCATTAAACACATAACATCTCAACTCCAAACACTAGGAATAACCGTCACTCATAGCATTCTC includes:
- the LOC130960785 gene encoding pentatricopeptide repeat-containing protein At2g45350, chloroplastic; the encoded protein is MLVCASSSSCSPSHQPWSSSIPTLNLLPKCTTSQHVKQLHARITTTGLIKNTSFTTKLVLTFISSPHAPLVEFARYVFFKHHATQDQHGDDPFLWNAVIRSYSHGGCDPRGALVVLCFMHDNGVNLDKYSFSLALKACSQVGLLKEAMQIYGLLSKTYLCSDVFLQNCLVGLFVKCGCVELARQVFERMSERDAVSYNSMIDGYVKCGAVEKARELFDGMLLDERNLITWNSMIGGYVRCEDGLDIAWSMFDEMPEKDLVSWNTMIGGCVKHAKMEDAQALFDEMPERDSVSWVTMIDGYAKSGNVAAARSLFDEMPSKGVISCNSMMAGYVQNGYCIEALKLFHDMRRATNMLPDDTTLLIVLTAIAQLGQVEFGIAIHRYVIDNGHSLIGKLGVALIDMYSKCGSIEEAISVFENIERKCVDHWNALIGGLAIHGMGEMAFEFFMEMERLSITPDSITFIGLLSACGHAGMLKEGVICFELMQKVYNLEPRVQHYGCIVDMFSRAGKIEQAKQFIEMMPIEPNDVIWKTLISACQNHQNFSIGEPVAKQLVQLSSCTPSYVLLSNIYASLGMWENVKRVRTEMKEKNLIKVPGCSWIELEGCVHQFSVHDRTHHQVSEIYSLLRSM